From Populus alba chromosome 16, ASM523922v2, whole genome shotgun sequence:
ATATTACGACAATTAATTGGTGTTCTCGTCCAATGTTTGGATTCGAGTTTTGCCCTACCTAGGTGGGGTTTGTGCTGAACCTAAGATTTGTTTCAAGGTCAAGTGTTGTGTAATCCAAGCATTGTGTTTTGAGTGCCATATCTTGACACATCGTATTAAATTATCGCTCCAAGTCtagagagaacaaaaaaaactatgatttgaTAAAATTCTAAATGTGAATAATGAAACTTTAAAccaaagaaaatattgaaaccTAATTAAGagagaaatacaaaaataactgggaaaacaaaaattaaaacatcatttttttttatctaatttgtaCAATGTCTGCTTAAGCCATAATGGGATTAAAGCAAATTCATGTTCTCAGGGCGAaacagtggcggagccacggTGTAGCAAGAGGGACAATTTGctctcttaattttattttgtttttcaaagtatttttttatattaaaatattaatataatagttttataaggttaattttaaatgaaaacttcaaaaattagTTCCATCAAATGTCTCCATCGATTGGATACCAAAGAACCAAGCTCAGTGATCTATGTGGGTTCCGGAAGCATGACCGTGATGACAGCAGAACAACTATTCAAGTTTGCAATGTGACCAAGATCCCATTATTGTGGATTATAAGGCCGGATCTTGTAATTGGCAATTCGAAGATTTTGCCACCTGAGTTTGCAGCAGAAATTCAGTAACGTGGCCTTATTGCAAGCTGGTGTCCACATGAAGAAGTACTCAACCATCCATCAGTTGGAGGGTTTCTAACTCGTTGCGGTTGGGTTCAACTATTGAGAGCTGTTAGCCATTCTGCACTGAATGGGGAGTTGGCATGGAGATTGATGGATTTGGACTAAACTTCTCCATGTCAAAAGGGAAAAGATTGAGAAGCTTGTCTCTAGGATTTTCCATTTTCTCGAAGAAGAGATCCTGATGAATTTGGACTAAACTTCTCCATGGAAGGTGCTGAGAATGCACTTATTATTCATACATTCAAAACGTTATAGCCATATGTTTCGGATGGCCTTTCTTCTAAATTTTATCGTGTTTATGCTATTAGCCCTTGCTAGTTACTCTTCAATCAAATAACCAACATGCTAGCTTCTCTTGTTtctagacaaataaaaaaaaaaagcataaaaagatTTGTGGTACAACTACAATGACTTGGCAAACatgacattaataaaataaaaataaaaagttaaaggaagatacaaatttggaaatagaaaaacaagcatTTCTGGCTATAAATGACAGGAAAAGAATCGTTGAGACTGAACAGAGAGAAGCAAGCAAGCTAGCTACCTAgtaagagagaaggagagagataTGGGATCCATTTCCAAGCCTCATGTTGCTGGGATCCATTTTCTAGTTGCCATAATCTGGatacatattttaataataattttcaatgaaaaaataattggcaATTCATTCATACCAATAGAAAAAGGGTCAATGATAGATGCTGGAGACAGTGCAATATTACGTTACAGGCTGCCAGCTAATTTTGCTGataagattttatatattatagtgataattaatttgtaaaattcttGTATTTTGGAGGTACTTGTGAGCCATGATTCAGAAATTAATTACTTGCTTTCTATCGGTTACGTGGTGGGTCTGTCTTGGGGGAAAAAAacagtataaaaaaaacatgacctgttaaaaataataaaatatttatatttaaaattttatcgtTGTTTATTCCCTCGGGTCTGTAAAATTTCTTGTTGTTATCACTTGAGCACAACTACAATGACCTGGCAGAACatgacattaataaaataaaaatagaaagttcAAGGAAGATACAATtggaaatagaaaaacaagcatTTCTGGCTATAAATCACAGGAAAAGGCTCATTGAGACTGAACATAGTGAAGCAAGCAAGGTCCCTAgtaagagagaaggagagagataTGGGATCCATTTCCAAGCCTCATGTTGTTCTGATCCCAAGTCCACTCCAAGGTCATGTAAAGACTATGCTTAAACTTGCAAAGCTTCTTCACTACAAAGGTCTTCACATCACGTTTGTCAACACAGAATTCAATCACAAACGTTTCCTTAGGTCAAGAGGACCTCATGCCCTTGATGACTTGCCTGGCTTCCATTTTAGAACCATTCCTGATGGTCTCCCTCCTTCAGATATTGATGCCACCCAAGACATACCTTCTCTTTGTGATGCCATGAACAAGTATTTCTTAGCAGCCTTTAAAGATCTTCTTTTAGAACTCAGAAATACCGTATCGGAGAACAACCCTCCGGTTACCTGCATTGTTTCTGACCCCTTCGCTCCAATCTCCATCAAAGCTGGGGAAGAAGTTGGTCTTCCAGTTGTGATGTATGCCACTATGAGTGCATGTGGCTATATGGGATTTAAACAGCTCCATGCTCTCAGAGAGAGAGGCTTCACCCCTATCAAAGGTAATTCACATGCTTGTTTGTTATTTAAGTTGTCATCAATTACAAGTGAACTTCCAAGCAAAGTGGCTTTATTACACCATTATACAACTTCTTTAGTATTTTGCAGCTTTattcttttctaaattttcaaacaTCCAGATTCTCCCTTGCAAGTTGATGGAGAAATGATTATAAAACATTATCACGacaacaatttcttttatttataatataatatattatattaagttATATATACTGTACGTTCGACGGCATAATTCAAATAACATGCCATAGAACCatgtaaattttatataatatatcctTTTTCCAAACCACTTCTATAAAAATCTGACAATCATTAAATCAGATAATCCtagaaatcataaaattttatgatgGTGGGAGTATCCTGTGCATTCCCtgtactctagattttttattattagtagtagtagtctTTTTTAGTGGAATATATATTTCGGATTCAGGGGGGTAATATGGAGTATTTggctcataaaaaataatttcgtTTTTCCTGGATTGGAATATCAGTTTCTCTTTGATCTTGCATAGACTATCAATTTAGctaaagtataattaatttaattttagttatactgataatgattttatttatagtgtAAATAGTATTTAAATGTGTACAGACATAAATCactaatttgattattatttctttttatttatttatttacatcgcattcattttattttattgtaaatgatgttttaactttttagaaattatcttttaaatgatttcttttttgctaatacactttattattattaaaacaatattacaacttaattaatttagtatGCCCGCGTTCCGACAAAAGTTACCAAGCTTAAATCACGCAGGCAAGATCAATGAGTATGTGCAATAAATTTTCATATTGAGCTTGGTCTAATAAGATTGTGTTTTGCAGATTTGAGCAATCTAAGCAACGGCTATCTTGAGACAAAAGTAGACTGGGCTCCTGGTATGAAAGACGTTCGTCTTAAAGATTTTCCATTTATTCAAACAACAGATCCAGATGAGGTTGTCTTTAACTTTGTCATTGGAGCTGCTGAGACTTCTGTTAAAGCTCGTGCAATTGCTTTTCATACTTTTGACGCCTTGGAACCAGAAGTTTTAGATGGCCTTTCCATTATTTTCCCTCGAGTTTATTCCATTGGACCACTCCAGTTACTCCTAAATCAATTCGAAGAAAATGGCTTGAAGTCTATTGGTTACAGTCTATGGAAAGAAGACCACGAGTGTCTCCAATGGCTGGAAACAAAGGAACCCAAATCAGTGGTGTACGTGAATTTTGGAAGCATAACAGTGATGACAGCTGATCAACTGGTGGAGTTTGCAATGGGATTGGTTAATAGTAATATCCCATTCTTGTGGATTATAAGGCCAGATTTGGTCATCGGTGAATCGGCTGATTTACCAGCTGAATTTGCAGAGGAAACTGAAAAGCGTGGCTTTATTACAAGTTGGTGTCCACAAGAGGAAGTGCTTAACCATCCAGCAGTTGGAGGGTTTCTAACTCATAGTGGCTGGGGTTCAACCATTGAGAGCTTGTGTGCTGGTGTTCCAATGGCGTGTTGGCCCTTCTTCGCTGATCAAGCAATGAACTGTAGATATAGCTGCAACGAATGGGGAGTTGGAATGGAGATTGATAATAACGTCAAGAGGGAAGAAGTGGAGATGCTGGTGAAGGAGCTGATGGAAGGGGAAAAGGGTCAGAAAATGAGGGGAAAGGCTATGGAGTGGAAAAGGTTGGCTGAAGAAGCTGTTGGGCCAGAGGGTACATCATCCATTAATTTGGACAAGTTCATCCATGAAATAATCTcttcaaacaattaaaaaaaattcatgataagATCAAATTTCGTGGTctgtaaacaaaaaaagataacctATCCGTTGCCTTTTATTGgaatttaaatatcataataaattaatgcTCCACTTTCGAACATGGTGTAGGCCCACTTTTGGCATTCTATATTTCAAAACCACCATGGACTCTTGATGTGATTAGAATATTTGTATTGTAAATCACATTATAgatatttaaaaagattatatgcgttgtattttttatttttatttaaaaaattacttatatatatattaggtcaAGACATGATTGTTAGACTTAAAGCTATTGAGTCTGGTGTGTCACATTCCAAGCTATTGGGTCTTGCTTGATCACTAGATCCAAGTATGCAATTGGGCCTGGCATGGCTGCCAGATCCAAGGTGATTGTCAGACCCATTACTTTGGGTATAGCAGCCATGCTATTATAGTTATCAGGTCCAGCCCAACCCAGTAGGTTAACCCGGGACCATAGTCAAGTCTGTTTTATTCAAAATCCGAGCGTGCAATTAGCTTGTGAGAAGACTAGTTGACCCGTCAGGTCAACCCAGAACTAAGGTGACAAGGAAAAACCCGGGAGAGACCCGattttttcaaatgtatttttctcCTAGCAGgagaacccttttttttatatatttttcaattggttactaactcatttcaaagttcattatataaatattagacgaatgttttattttttcaatatgggatttgaagtcttttagtatatatactttatattcacaaggaaaaaaattatgtttttttaatgtgggataaaaaaacatttttggtttaaatacttcaacttaaaagaataagataatatcttttcaatttggGATAACAAaactttttgaaataatttttttaaacttaattatttataacatgtatagcATATATTCAAAtggattatttcttaattttttttatatgaaatattaaaacctcgaatattttttttaaaatttttctgaATTACCTGAGGGTCAGAAAATGAGGGGAAAGGCTATGGAGTGGAAAAGGTTGGCTGAAGAAGCTGTTGGGCCAGAGGGTACATCATCCATTAATTTGGACAAGTTCATCCATGAAATAATCTcttcaaacaattaaaaaaaattcatgaaaagatcaaatttcGTGgtctgtgaaaaaaaaaaaaagataacctgGCCCACTTTTATTGgaatttaaatatcataataaattaatgcTCCACTTTCGAACATGGTGTAGGCCCACTTTTGGCATTCTATATTTCAAAACCACCATGGATTGTTGATGTGATtagaatatttttcttgtaaatatgtTCGAAAAGATTATATgcattgtcttttttatttttatttaaaaaattactgtaCATATTAGGTCAAAACATTTGTTAGACTTAAAGCTATTGGAACTATTAGTTCTTACTCAGTTACTAGATCCAAGTGTGCAATTGGATCTAACAGCTATGCTATTATAGTTATTAGGTCCAGCCTGATCTGGTGGGTTAACTCTGGACCTTAGTCAAGTCTGTTTCATTTAAAATCCAGACCTGCAATTAGCCTGTGAGAAGACTAGTCGGCCCATCAGGTCAACCCAGAACTAAGGTGACAAGGAAAAACCTGAGAGAGAcctgatttttttcaaatgtatttttctcCTAGTTAGataaccctttttttatatattttttagttggttattaactcatttcaaagttcactatataaatactagacgaatgttttatttttttcaatgcggaatttgaaaccctttaatatatatgctttatattcacaagaaaaaacaattgtctttttaatgtggaataaaaaatctttttaatttaaatacttcaacttaaaagaataagataatatcttttcagTTTGGGATAACAAAACCTttagaaataatcttttaaacttaattatttacaacatgtatagcATATATCCAaatggattgtttttttaattttttttcatatgaaatattaaaacctcaaatatttttttaaaatttttctgaGTTACCTGAGTCAAACCGTGTAACCCGGGACCCAATCCTTTGGCTAAATCAACCTCCAAGCCGAGTTTGATGACTATGGTTGTcatgaaaatataactttaaagaatagaattgaaaagaaataaagtgatATGACCAGTTAAAaagctaaaaactaaaaaaatattaattgtttttattttacttaaaaggcctcttttaaataatattaattgtttttatattgtgtttaattttcataatgatttttctggttcatttatgattttgtttttattgaaaataaaattacaataatactTATCTAtcaaacctaataaaaaaaaattgaatgaaaatacaaaaaatgcctcttaacataaattaaagaaaatttctACTTTAAGCGTATTTACATCATTTTATTGagctggaaaaaaataaaaaatcagaaatgtcactagatattaactttaaaaaattgattttaatgataatataattattttatacggTAAAAATTCTACATAAAAAGGTATAAAAAGATCAATAATACCTCCATCAATATAGTAATGCCTAATAAATACCtatagaaaaacaatattaccACATGTAATAGGgcataatatatatcaatttttactattttaataaatatttagtatttaaaaaaagcattaataagaaatattttaaaaataattctttcatgcaataaaaattttataattataataattttataattttttttcttataaaattagttagattaatataataatactacATGTAATAGGGCAAAACTCATCAGTcatgttctttcttttattttcttttccatctACATCAGTGACGACAAAAAGGCATCAATCATTCTGCCATTTGTTTAGCACATTCTGCCATTTGCTTTTTTATGTCGTACATTTCTTATCATCATGACACGTCGCAGCCGCCGCCCGCCCCCCAATAATGAGAGCAAGTTGTCGTTCAAATCTTTTAGAAAGAAATTCactgctagtttttttttttttttttttgacagagACTCTAACGAGAATCAACTGTTGAAAGCTTGTGTGCAGGAGTTCCTATGATTTgttggcctttttttttctgatcAGGCAATAAACAGTAGCTATACATGCTGACAGTAAGTGGGGAGTTGGTGTGGAgattaaaaatgatttcaatGTCGAACGTTAATGGAAGGAGAAAAGGGTGAGAAAATGAGGGGAAAAGGCATGCAGTGGAAGAAGTTTGAATCCAAGTAAGGTAATTATGAAAAGCTTGATTGTCTGCTAACATCTTCGTGTGTGTATCATTGTTAAATCTGACTTGGGCggacaaattaattcaaaaaaccaATGATGTAAATGGGCGTTGAGTTTGTAATCGAATCATAGAAgctattgatttatttaaaacttaatcaccacaaaaaataaaataattgaacctGTGCAAGATCCGGTCACCCGTGACACAAGCACTTGGCAAGTTTTCTATAAGAAGATGACATTGAGAACTAAACAAAACATGTAACATCAAGCTACTTATTCTTGGGAAAACTAGGAATAAATAACCAGATATCAATCTACCTGGATCAATTCACAATTAACaagtttcaattcttttttttttttaatcaaaatcagaatcaaacaatcaaaaatataatgcaacaatcacacaaatcaacaccaagatttttaCGTGGAAACTCGATGTGGAAAAAACCACGGAACCGTAATCCACCTAAAAACTTCCACTATCAACAAATAAGGGTTCACAACTATTCTTCCTCGGATTTAACTAAGGGCTACAACATAcatatcatcaagaacaataTATTCTTGGAATACAATAAGATTAAAAAGAGAAGTGTTTAAGAAAAAACTCACAACACTAACAGCTCTGTTTTCTGTCAAAACGACCAGCTTCCACAAAACCAATCTTCAATCCAACCATCTCCCCCTCACACACCATGTGAGGAATTCGCCATATTGGTGATAAATATGTAAACTTCAATTTAGGAGGCTCAGACAAGCCTGCTTCCCTTCTGCAAAACTCAAACTTCTCTCTCGGTAGAGATTTGGTCATCATGTCTGACACGTTATTATCGGTATGGattttttcaacaacaaatGACTTCATCTCCATAGCATCTCGAATCTATTGATATCTAACCTTAGTGTGCTTTGATCGAGAGTGAAAAGTAGGATACTTACTGAGATGGATTGCATTTTGACTATCACAGCGCAACACAAAGTTCTCTTGAACTAGGCCAAGTTCACATAAGAACTTCTTCATCCATAACAACTCTTTACCCCCTTCAGTAAGAGCAATATGTTCAGCCTCTGTAGCGGATAATGCAACACATTTTTGCAACCTTGATTGTCATAAGATTGCTCCCCCTGCAAACTTCATCTAGTATCCTGATGTAGACTTTTTAGAATCAACATCACCAGCCATATTTGCATCTGTGTATCCATCCAACATATGTTTATTATTACCAAAACATAAGTTGAAACTAGAAGTACATTTGAGATACCTAAGTATCCATTTCACTGCTGACCAGTGTTCTTTACCAGGATTGGAGAGGAATCAACCAACCACACCAACTACATGAACTATATTCGACCTTATGCAAACCATGACATATATCAAGCTACCAACTGTGGATGCATTAGGAACCTTTTTCATCTCATCTCTTTCTTCATCACTTGAAGGACATTGCTTAGAACTTAGTTTAAAGTGGCTTGCAAATAGAGAACAAACAGGTTTGGAGTTGCTCATGTTGAATCTCTCAAGTTCCTTTTCAACATATCTCTCCTGAGATAGCcaaagtttctttttcttcctatcACGTATGATCTTCATGCCAAGAATCTGTTTTGTCGGTCCTAAGTCTTTCATTGCAAAAGACTTGCTTAACTCTTCCTTCAAAATCTGAATCTTTTTAGCATCATGGCCaacaatcaacatatcatccacatacaACATGAGAATAATAAAGTTGCCATCTAGAAACCTTTTTATAAATACACAATGATCAGAAGTGGTCATGTTATAACCATGATCCACCATAAAAGAATCAAACTTCCTATACCACTGCCTTGGAGCTTGCTTTAAcatatataaactctttttcaaCTTGCAAACTAATTACTCTCTACCTTTTGCTTCAAACCCTTCAAGTTGCTCCATGTAGATCTCCTCATCTAAATCACCATGGAGAAAGGCAATTTTCACATCAAGTTGTTCAACTTCAAGATTTAAACTAGCAGTTAAGCCAAGCACAACTTGGATTGAAAACATCTTGACCACTAgtgaaaattttcttcaaaatcaatagCCTCCTTCTGACCGAAACATTTCACAACCAATATTGCCTTGTACCTTGGCTGCGAGCAATGTTCATCAATTTTCAACCTTAACACCTATTTGTTCTTAAGTGCTCTCTTACCTTTAGGAAGCTTCACTAACTCAAAAGTATGGTTTTCATGCAAGGATTTCATATCTTCTTGCATTGCTTTCAACCACTCACATTTCTTCTCATATGACATAGCTTCATCAAAGCATTCTGGCTTTCCCCCATCAGTAACAAGCACATACTCATGAGGAGAATATTTGGTGGAAGGTTGGTGAGGTCTGGTTGACCTCCTCAATTATGGCTCATCTGGAGCTTCTTGTATAACATGTTCAGGAATAACATCAATATCATCATTAACTGATTCAGGATTAGTAACTAATGGCTCATTAAGAAAAccaccattatcatcattttacaaACTGTGAAGTAGGTCTTGGATTTGAATTAGATGGAATAAAAGTAGTTGACTTTGTTTTCTCATTCTATTCAAAGTCTTCAATGGTTTGatcttcaaagaaaataacatcTTTGCTTCTCataattttcttctcctttagaTCCCACAACCTATAGCCAAACTCATCATCTTTAGATCCCAAGAAAATACACTACTTTGTCTTGCTGTCAAGTTTAGACCTTTCATCTTTAGACACATGTATGAATGATCTGCATCCAAACACTCCCAAGTGTGCATAAGAGAcatcctttccttttcaaaatctatctggaacatcaaaatcaagagGAACTGATGGAGAAAGGTTGATCATGGCAACTACAGTCTTCATTACCTCACCCTAAAAGGACTTAGGCAGTTTTGCATGAGAGAGCATACATCTAATTCTTTCAACAAGAGTTCTATTCATTCTCTCAGCCACTCCATTCTGTTGTGGAGTCTTAGGAACTGTCTTCTCCAATTTGATACTATTTTCCCTGCAATACTTCTCAAAAAGACCCCTGTATTCACCACCATTATCAACTCGAATACATTTCAGCTTTTTACCAATTTCTCTTTCAACTCTAGCATGGAAATCCTTAAAGACATCAAGCACCTAATCTTTGGATTTCAAACAAATGGCCCAATTTTTCCTagaatgatcatcaataaaactgACAAAGTACAATGTACCTCTAAGAGACTTATCAATCATAGAGCAAATATCTATATAAACTAAATCAAGAACATGTGATCTTTTATATGAAGGTGATCTTTGAAATGCAACTCTATGTTGTTTACCAACTAAACAATGAGTACATGTGTTCAAGTTCATACCTTTTAATGGAAGGTAGTTCTTCTTAACAAGGATGTCAAGGCCTTTCTCACTTAGATGTCTAAGCCATTTATGCCATAAATCAGTAGATCAATCTTTAATTGCATTCACCTCCCCTTTAATCACCTTGGCTTGTGACATGTAGagacccatcttcttcccttTAGCAACAATTAAAGAAATTTCTGGAAAGCTTTCATTTATCATCTCCAAAGTAATTGTGATAGCCTTCTTCATCAAGAGTACCTGTAGAGATCAAATGTAGGCGCATATCAAGCACATGCCAAACATCTTTAAGTAGCAACTTGCACCCAATATTGGTTTCCAACCAAATATCTCCAATGCGCACAACACTAGAAATCCTTTGATTTCCCATCCTAACTTGACCAAAGTCACCAGTAATATAGGATGTGTAGAAATCACGTTGGGGTGTAACATGGTAAAAAGCTGTTGAATCTGCAACCCAAATGGTATCCTGACATGCAAGATTAACACAACCATCATCACAAACAATGACGACATCACCATCAAATACAACTACAGTTGTACCATTCTCTTCATTATTGTCTTCATCTTTACATTTATCTCTTTTATACTTTCtacaatcttttttaatatatccagGCTTGTCACAATAATAACACTTAAAACCCTTCCTTAACTAAGATCTTCCTCTTGGCTTCCATTTGCCTTTTCTATAGCTGGATTCTCTATCTTGCTTGCCGTGAGAGAACCTGCTTTGACTTCTCCCTTGATTTTCTATAACAAGTGCATGAGACTTGAAAGTGCTTGTCCTTTTCCCCCTCTTCTATTCGTTGAGGATACAATCATTCACTATTTTCAAAGCGATCTTTCCATTTGGAGTAGAATTGCTAAGTGACACCATCAAAGTCTCCCAACTATCCAGAAATGAACTCAATAGGATTAGTGCTTGCATTTCATCGGCTAACTCAAGATTCATCAATAATAGCATATTCAAAAACCTTTGGAATACATTTATATGCACTGAAGCATCTTCACCATCTCTATACTTTAAATTCACAAAGTCTCTGATTACAAAAACCTTGTTTTGTGCACTCTCCTTAGCAAAGGTTTCTTCCAACATCTTCTAAACTGTATAACAGTCATGCTCTTGAGAAATATGATTAATGGACTTAGAAGATAGCCATTTTCTAACATAAGCAGTCGCCTTTCTATTAAGCCATTCCATTTTGCCTCATCCATCTCATCAGGCTTTATTCCTTTACACTCAAGCGGTAAAGTCAGATCATTGCAATATAAGTGGTCCACCATCATTGTTTTccatagaaaataatttgaggAAATGAGCTTTATCATGCCCGAAtcttcctttttcattttaactGCACAAGAAATTCAATCTACACAAccagtgctctgataccactttaTTGGAAAAACTAGGAACAACTAACCGGACACCAATCTACCCGGATCAATTCACAATTAACAAGTTTCAATTTGTTTCCCTCTTTGtgcaatcaaaatcaaaatcaaactatcaacaaatataatgcaacaatcacacaaatcaacaccaagatttttaCGTGAAAAACCATGGGATCGTAGTCCACCTAAAAACTTCTACTATCAACAAATAAGGGTTCACAACTGTTCTTCCTCATATTTAACTAAGGGCTACAACATACATATCATTAATAACAATTTATTCTTGGAATACAACAAGATTAAAAAGAGGAGTGTTTGAGAAAAAACTCACAACACTAATAGCCCTATTTTCTGTCAAAACGACCAGCTTCTACACAACCAATCTTCAATCCAACCATCTAGAATTAAGAGTAACATGTCTAGAAGCTTCTGTCAAAATCTCAacccgatccaacggtgaacgAGCTAGAAATCGAAGAAATGAGATAGAC
This genomic window contains:
- the LOC118033127 gene encoding 7-deoxyloganetin glucosyltransferase-like, which encodes MGSISKPHVVLIPSPLQGHVKTMLKLAKLLHYKGLHITFVNTEFNHKRFLRSRGPHALDDLPGFHFRTIPDGLPPSDIDATQDIPSLCDAMNKYFLAAFKDLLLELRNTVSENNPPVTCIVSDPFAPISIKAGEEVGLPVVMYATMSACGYMGFKQLHALRERGFTPIKDLSNLSNGYLETKVDWAPGMKDVRLKDFPFIQTTDPDEVVFNFVIGAAETSVKARAIAFHTFDALEPEVLDGLSIIFPRVYSIGPLQLLLNQFEENGLKSIGYSLWKEDHECLQWLETKEPKSVVYVNFGSITVMTADQLVEFAMGLVNSNIPFLWIIRPDLVIGESADLPAEFAEETEKRGFITSWCPQEEVLNHPAVGGFLTHSGWGSTIESLCAGVPMACWPFFADQAMNCRYSCNEWGVGMEIDNNVKREEVEMLVKELMEGEKGQKMRGKAMEWKRLAEEAVGPEGTSSINLDKFIHEIISSNN